The region ttgaagtaagagggttcTGTTCCATCAGTTGTCCTGAAGGCCAAATTCAAAGCCTTGGattgatgtgggcagctacaggCAGCCAGCTgtgtgaaatcaagagtggggtgacgtgagccctttttggctgttTGAAGACCAGACAGGCTGCTgcgttctggaccatctgcagtggcttaatcatgCTAGCTGGGAGACCAGAATAGAGGGCATTACAATAGTCCATCTTGAAATGACTAGGGCTTAgatcaggagctgtgtagcatattcagacaggaaatgtctgattttcctgatgctGTAATGTGTGAACCTGCAAGACAGGGCGGTTTATGACATATGTtggcagtgaagttaagctgctcatccaccaccactcccaggttccgggctATTCTTGTTGGAGTTAGCATAGTTGAACCAAGACGAATagagaggttgtggtcaacagacagGTTGGCTGGGAtaacgaggagttctgtcttggcaaggtttaGCTGAAGGTGACGTTCCTTCATCCAGGAGGCAGATATATTAGCTGAGACGGTGGGGTTATCAGGAtggaatgacaggtagagctgcatatCTTCTGCACAGCAGTGGtaggagaaaccatgtgccttaaTGATAGGTCTGTGTGATAAAGTGTAGAtaaagaggaggggtccaagtactgatccctgaggaacaccagtggtcagctggagtgacttggacacctctccagGTGACCTTCAAGGATCTGCCTGTgagatatgactcaaaccatccaagcgcagttcctgtgatgcccaggtaaGAGAGAGTGGACAGGAGAATCTGGTGGTTCACTGTGTTgaagcagcagacaagtcaatGTGGATGAGGACAGATGATTTGGAATTCACTTTTGCCAGTCACAGGGTTTCAGCAACTAACAAGAGGGCAGTCTCCGAAGGCCACGGGCTGTGCGGCTGGAACTGAGGCCACAGGTTGAGCTGGCTTCTTTTCACCAGCATAGCAGGGGCCAAGGCTAGGTCCAAGGACTGAGCTGGCTTCTCTGTGCCAACAAAAACTAAGGTAAGGTCCAAAGACTGAGCTGGCTTATCTGTGCCAGCAGGGGAAAAGGCAAGGTGAAAGGGCTGAGCTGGCTTCTCTGTGCCAGCAGTGACTGAGGCTGAACGAAAGGGCTGAGGTAGTTTCTCTGTGCCAGCAGGAGTGGAGGCAAGGTAAAAGGGCTGAGCTGGCTTCTCTGTGCCAGCAGAGACTGAGGTAAGATGCAAGAGCTTTAATGGTAGTTGCTTACCAATAGAGGGTAAGGCAAGGACAGAAGGCTATACCAGGAGTCTTAAACTAGAGCTACACATTTGGTATATCTAAAGAGATGCTTGGTAAAGGCAGGATTCTTCTCATCTTCAAGATAAACAAGAGGCTTTGTCTGTCTTGAAGACGGTCGGTGGAGTGGTACGTGGCATTGGTAATAGTTACAATTGCAATGTGCGCACATACTTAACACACATAAATCACAGATATGCAGACAtgcatttcaatttacagtctttcttttccaggaaaacagacaatatttttttttataaactatcTTGCACTCGTATTTAAATTGTTGTCCAACAAAACTCTCTAGAATTAGAATGACCGTGGAGGGACAATGTATTAAACTTTAAAAGGCAAGAATGGTCAATCGTGTGTAGAGGGCAATTAAAACAAACCATACCTTAGGcttgatacaaacagtgaaacatACCAGTACTGTTATACAAAATACCTGCTCTTCTGGCACATCATTTGCCCTATCAAATTAGTGGATTAGAACTAATTGTtgtataatataaatgtaatactcACAGAGCTTTTCTGCAGTTCCCCACAGCTGGTAACAGTCTCCTTCTACCCTCCTCTGATGTGTTGTATTTCTTCAGGTCCAGCTCATCCAGCACCTCCTCTGACATCTGAAGCATGTAGGCGATTGCTGAACAGTGTGCAAGAGACAGTTTATTCTCTGAGTGTTTGTCTGATTTCAGAAAATCCTGAATCTCTCTGTACAAAGTCTGATCTTTCATTtcaaaaagacaaagaaacaggTTGATGGATCTGTCAGTGGAAAGATGTTTGTGATTCTTGATTGTGTTTTTAATGTACTGTGAGGTTTTCCTGATGCTCTCTGAGCTATTCTCTGTGTGTGTCATTATATCTTGTAAGAGTCTCTGATTGGACTCCAGTGAGATGCCCAGCAGAAATCGCAGGAAAAGATCTAGGCGTCCATTTTCACTCTGAAGGGCTTTATTTACTGCATCTTTTAGAAAACTATAAACTAAATCAACAAATTTCAAGGTGTcagcattttttattaaatggcaGTAAAACACATAGAATGCAGCCAGAAACTCCTGAAAGCTCAGATGTATGAAGCAGTAGACTTTCCTATGATGAATCACAGATTCCTCCTTAAAGATCTCAGTGCAGATCCCAGAACGCACTGAGGCATCAGTGATGTCTATGCCACTCTCTATCAGGTCCTCCTCATAGAACATGACATTGCCCTTCATCAGTTGTTTGAAAGCCAGTTCAGCAAGTTTCAGAATCACTTCACTGTTGGACTGGAGGGGTTTCTCTGGATCTCTCTCTTCATACTTCTGATTCCTCATATTGATCTGAATGAGCAGGAAGTGGATGTACATTTCGGTCAGAGTTTGAGGGATTTCTGCACTGTCATCTTGTTTCAGGATGTTCTGAAACACAGTTGATGAGATCCAACAGAAGACTGGTATGTGGCACATGATGTGGAGGCTTCTTGCTTTTCTAATGTGTGAGATGATTCTGCTGGCTTGATGTTCATCTCTGATTCTCTTCCTGAAATATTCCTCCTTCTGAGGGTCATTGAATCCCTGAATTTCTGTCACACGCTTGATGTATTTGGAGGGgatctgattggctgctgctggtcTGGAGGTGATCCAGATGAGAGCAGAGGGAAGCAGATCTCCTTTGATGAGGTTTGACATCAACACACTCACTGATGAAGTCTCAGTCACATCAGAAACTTTCTCACTGTCTGAAAACATCAGTGGAATTCTGCTTTCATCCAGACCATCAAAGATGAACACAACTTTACACTCATCATAAATCTTTGAGTCCAGATCAAGAAGTTCAGGATGAAAGTCCAGCAGAAGTTTATGAAGACTGTACGGCTCATCTTTAATCAAGTTTAGCTCTCGAAATGGAAGCACAAACATGAAATCTACATCCTGATTGGCATTTCTCTCAGCCCAGTCCAGAATGAACTTCTGCACAGAGACAGTTTTTCCAATTCCAGCGATGCCTTTAGTAAGAACAGTCTTTATTTGGTCTTTTCTCTTCTCCTCACATCCTGGTTTAGGTAAGGGTTTAAAGATGTCATTGCAGTAGATCGGAGTGTCTTGTAAGTGTTGAGTTTTGGATTTTTTCTCCATGTGAAGAACCTCATGTTCTTCATTCACCCCTTCACTCTCTCCCTCTATGATGTAGAGCTGTGTGTAAATCCTGTTCAGGAGAGTTTGATTCTCTTGTAGTTTGAATCCCTCAAATAAGCTCTCATAATTGTTCTTCATGATGGTTTTATGTTGCTCTTTCACTCTAAGCAGGACATCATCTACTGGTTGGTAAGAATCCTCCTGCAGGTCGAGTGCTGTGTAGAAGTGAGCAGAACCAGCAGAACTGGACCCTCTGTGTGTGTGCAGAACAGGACGTGTTCTTGATCTCTTTCTGCATTGAGGACACTCAAAGTATTCTGATGGACTAGTCTGGTCCCAGTAGCAGCTGATACACTTTCTGCAGAAGCTGTGTCCACAGGTGATTGAGACTCCATCTTTCAGAACCTGCTTACAAACTCCACATCTAGAATGATGAACCTGGATCAGATCATTCCTCACATCACTGCAGAGACAAAGCAGGAGAAACAGCCATTTTTAATCTCATGAAATTATGAGGGAGAGGGAATATTTTAACAAGAGCATTACATATGCACCAGCCCAAATGATTAGGGCTGGGAATTcccacagacctcccgattcgaTATTATAATGATATTTACTTGCTGATTCATATGTATTGCGATTTTTTAAGTATTACAATTCTGTGAGTATTGCGATTTGGCGTTTTGATATATTTAGCCATGTTAACTCttcagaaagaaatgtctatGAAGAACAATTGTGTCTGAAATGACTTTTGTTTCACACTGTAATACAGAATTTGCAGATAAAAGGtaaactaccaatttaaaacaACTAATCGACCAGTCGGTGCATTGTCTGAGCTATTAGTTGACTAGTCAGTGTAAAGTAACCAGTGTTTAGTTAGGCTGCATTATATGTCCATGCTACCCAATTAGATGTGTTTCATAAGGACACAAGGATGCTAAGCACAGCCATTTAACAGGATAactaacagatattcaacaaTTAAATGGGCTAAACAACTATAACTTCTTATCCCACAAAACTACTAAAGCAAGAAAAGTCAGAAACacaaaaatctccaaaacag is a window of Myxocyprinus asiaticus isolate MX2 ecotype Aquarium Trade chromosome 8, UBuf_Myxa_2, whole genome shotgun sequence DNA encoding:
- the LOC127444635 gene encoding NLR family CARD domain-containing protein 3-like, giving the protein MEGKKSSIASKMSLDEEENTAAPPEPSCVSIKSDRSIAKPPDLRDGAVTSDPRLQIQKAVSPDPSFVSVKSNRSIAKPPDLSDGTLTSDPSDVRNDLIQVHHSRCGVCKQVLKDGVSITCGHSFCRKCISCYWDQTSPSEYFECPQCRKRSRTRPVLHTHRGSSSAGSAHFYTALDLQEDSYQPVDDVLLRVKEQHKTIMKNNYESLFEGFKLQENQTLLNRIYTQLYIIEGESEGVNEEHEVLHMEKKSKTQHLQDTPIYCNDIFKPLPKPGCEEKRKDQIKTVLTKGIAGIGKTVSVQKFILDWAERNANQDVDFMFVLPFRELNLIKDEPYSLHKLLLDFHPELLDLDSKIYDECKVVFIFDGLDESRIPLMFSDSEKVSDVTETSSVSVLMSNLIKGDLLPSALIWITSRPAAANQIPSKYIKRVTEIQGFNDPQKEEYFRKRIRDEHQASRIISHIRKARSLHIMCHIPVFCWISSTVFQNILKQDDSAEIPQTLTEMYIHFLLIQINMRNQKYEERDPEKPLQSNSEVILKLAELAFKQLMKGNVMFYEEDLIESGIDITDASVRSGICTEIFKEESVIHHRKVYCFIHLSFQEFLAAFYVFYCHLIKNADTLKFVDLVYSFLKDAVNKALQSENGRLDLFLRFLLGISLESNQRLLQDIMTHTENSSESIRKTSQYIKNTIKNHKHLSTDRSINLFLCLFEMKDQTLYREIQDFLKSDKHSENKLSLAHCSAIAYMLQMSEEVLDELDLKKYNTSEEGRRRLLPAVGNCRKALLAMCNLTGQHCETVSSALQSSNSLLRELDLSNNDLQDSGVKLISDALKSTNCKLEILRLSGCMVTEVGCCYVASALSSNPSHLIELDLSYNHPGESGVKLLSERLNDPNCKLTILKFDHGGEGRITPGLQKYICDLTLDSNTADYHLILTDENRKVTRVKEKQPYPDHPERFDYYGHVLCRESLTGRCYWEAEWNGVADISVAYRGIKRKGESNECFLGYNEQSWTLYCTNSSYSALHNKNSTDILAPSPWSNRVGVYLDWLAGTLSFYSVSDTHALTHLHTFYTTFTEPLYAGFGIYPGSCVYLL